AGAAGCCGGCCGCGCGGAAACAGCGGAGATACAGTCCTGGCCCGCAATGGGCGCTCCTCTTCCACAGGAGTGCATTCCATGATTCGCAAGACGATGCTGGCCGCGCTGATGGCCACCGCCCTGATTCCGGCCGCCGCGGGTTCGCGTCCGGTGCATGTCGAGCCGGCCGCGCCCACGGTGAGCCTGGTGCATGGCGCCTTCGCCGACGGTTCGAGCTGGAGCAAGGTCATCCCGCGCCTGGAGGCCAGGGGAGCGCCCGCCTTGGCCGTGCAGAACCCGCTGACGTCGCTGCAGGACGACGTGGCAGCCACGCGCCGCGCCATCGCCGCCGCGCCGGGCAAGGTGGTGCTGGTCGGGATGCTGTCCCATCCAGGTGAGGTCGCCGACGTCATCCTCGAGGCCGCCGGGGCGAAGTCGGCCGCTCCGTTGCCGGCCAAGGCGGGTGGCTGACATGTGGGCCTTCGTCCTGGCCGCGCTGGCTGGCGTGGCCACCATCCTCTCTCCGTGCGTGCTGCCGATGCTGCCCATCGTGCTGGCGCGCGGGGCAGGCGGCGACCGCCGCGAACCGCTGCTGATCGTCGTCGGCTTCGTTGCCTCCTTCGCCGCCGGCGGCATCGCCATCGGAGCGCTGGCGGCGTCCTCCGGCCAGTTCGAGGCGGGCGTGCGCGTGGTCGCGCTCGTGGTGCTGCTGCTGGCCGGGCTGGCCTGCGTGTGGCCGACGCCATTCGAACGGCTGCGGCAGCGCTGGCTGGCCGGCTTCCGTCTGTTCGCCTGGCAACCGCGAGCGGCTGGCGCGGGCGGCGCGCTGCTGGTCGGAGTCTCGCTTGGCATCGCCTGGACGCCATGCGCCGGGCCCGTGCTGGCCTCGGTGCTGGCGCTGGCCGCCAGCGCCCAGGCCACCGCGCGCGCCTGCGCCCTGCTCGGCGTGTACGCGCTCGGCGCGGCCACTCCGTTGCTGGCCCTGGTCCACGGCGGTCGCTGGGCCAGTGCCCGGCTGCGCCCGCTGCAACGCCACACCGCCTGGGTGCGGCGCGGCTTCGGCGTCTGCGCCGTGGCCATGGCCCTGCTCCAGTTGTGGCAGCTCGATGCCGCGCTCACCGCGCGACTGCTGCCATGGCTGCCCTCCATCTCCACCGGACTGTGAACATGCCTACCTTCCTTCGTGTCTTTCTCATCGCCGCCATCGCCGCCGTGTCCATCGTGCTGGCCTGGTCCTCCGCTCGCGCCGACGAGGCGCGGCTGGCCACTCTCACCACCGCGCCGGACTTCAGCGGCGGCGGTGAGTGGATCAACAGCCCGCCGTTGCGCATGTCGCAGCTGCGCGGCAAGGTCGTGCTGGTCGAGTTCTGGACCTACTCGTGCATCAACTGCCTGCGCGTGGCGCCTTACGTCTCGCAATGGCACGCGCGCTACGCCGATCAGGGCCTAGTCGTGGTGGGAGTGCACACGCCCGAATACGGCTACGAACGCGTGGGCGCCAACGTGCGCGAGGCGGTGCGGCATCTGGACATCCAGCATCCGGTGGTGCAGGACAACGGCTATCGGATCTGGAACGCCTATGGCAACCAGTACTGGCCCGCGCTCTACTTGATCGACAGAGAGGGCAGGGTGGTATACCGCCATTTCGGCGAGGGTGCCTACGACCGCACCGAGGCGCGGATCCGGGCCCTGCTGGCCGCGCGCTGAGTCCGGTGCGCTAACATGGCGGTGGCCGCGGCGCGGCCGTCGCCATCCTTCTCCCGGACGACACCATGGCTCATACAGACCACATCCTCATCGTCGACGACGACCGCGAGATCCGCCGCATGGTCGGCGATTACCTGCAGCGCAACGGCCTGCGCACCACGCTCGCCGCCGACGGCCGCGAGATGCGCGCGGCGCTGGACACCAGCGACGTCGATCTGATCGTGCTCGACGTGATGATGCCCGGTGAGGATGGTCTGTCGCTGTGCCGCAACCTGCGCGCCGGCAAGCACCGCGGCGTGCCGGTGGTGATGCTCACCGCGCGCGACGACGAAACCGATCGCATCATCGGCCTGGAGATGGGTGCGGACGACTACGTGGTCAAGCCGTTCTCCGCGCGCGAGCTGCTGGCGCGCATCAACGCGGTGCTCCGGCGCACGCGCATGCTGCCGCCCAACCTGCAGGTCACCGAGGCCGGCCGGCTGATCGGCTTTGGCCAGTGGCGGCTGGACACCGCCGCGCGCCACCTGCTCGACGAAGATGGCACCGCCTATCCGCTCAGCGGCGCGGAGTTCCGCCTGCTGCGCGTGTTCCTCGACCACCCGCAGCGCGTGCTCAGCCGCGACCAGTTGCTCAACCTCACCCGGGGCCGCGACGCCGAGCTGTTCGACCGCTCCATCGACCTGCTCGTCAGCCGCCTGCGCCAGCGCCTGCGCGACGACGCGCGCGAGCAGGCCTACATCAAGACCGTGCGCAGCGAGGGCTACGTGTTCTGCCAGCCCGTGGTCCTGCTCGGCGAGAACGCATGAACGCCGCCCCGAGCACCGGCTGGCGGCGCCTGCTGCCACGCACCCTCGCCGCGCGCCTGGCCCTGATCCTGTTCTCCGGATTGCTGCTCGCGCACGCGCTGTCCTTCGCTCTGCTGTTCTCCGAGCGCTACATGGTCGCGCGTTCGATGATGCTCACCCACCTGGACCAGGACGTGGTCGTCAGCGTGGCCCTGCTCGAACGCCTGAGCCCGGCCGAGCGCGCGCGATGGGCGCCCCGCCTGGAGCGGCGCACCTACCGCTACCTGCTCGGCCCGGCGCGGCCCGGCGTGCCGCTGACCAGCGACCGGGCGCGCGAGGTCACCGCCCTGATCGACCGCAGCCTGGACCATCGCTACCGCTTGCAGGCGCGCACGGTGTCCACCTCGCCGGAGCGCTTCGAGGTGCAGCTCACCCTGGCCGATGGCCAGCCGCTGACCATCGAGGTCACGCCCTCGGTGATGCCGATCGCGCGCTGGCTGCCGGTGGTGCTGGCGGCGCAGCTGGCGCTGCTGTTGCTGTGCGCGTGGCTGGCGGTGCGGCTGGCGACGAGGCCGCTGGTGCAGCTCGCCGACGCGGTCGAGCGGCTGGACCCGGCGCGCGCACATCCGCCGCTGCCGCGGGAAGGGCCGGTGGAAGTGGTCAAGGCCGCCACCGCGTTCAATGCGATGCAGGCACGCATCGGCCACTATCTCGCGGAGCGGTTGCAGATCCTCGCCGCGATCTCGCACGACCTGCAGACTCCGATCACGCGCATGAAGTTGCGCCTGGAAGCGATGGAGGAGGGCGCCGACCGCGATCGCCTGATCGACGACCTGGAGCAGTTGCTGCAACTGGTGCGCGAGGGCATCGCCTACGCGCGCAGCACCCACGGGGCCACCGGCCCGGCGGTGTGGCTGGACCTGCACGCATTGCTCGACAGCGTGGTGTGCGACTACCAGGACGCGGGCAAGCCGGTCACGCTGGGCGAATGCGCGCGCGCTTCGTTGAGCACGCGGCCACCGACATTGCGGCGCATCGTCGAGAACCTGATCGACAACGCGGTGAAGTACGGCGGCAGCGCCGAGGTCGGCGTGCGCCGGCTCGACGACGGGCGCATGGCCGTGGACGTGTGCGACCGGGGCCCGGGCATTCCCGAACAGGAGATGCAGGCGGTGCTGCAACCGTTCTACCGGCTGGAAAGCTCGCGCAACCGCGATACCGGCGGCACCGGGCTGGGGCTGGCCATCGCCCAGCAGTTGGTGGTCACGCTGGGCGGCGAGCTCGTGCTCGCCAACCGTGACGGTGGTGGCCTGCGCGCGACGCTGCTGCTGCCGGTGGCGCCGGCATCCACGCCCACGCCGGCGCGCTAGCCGGCCCGCTGGCGCTTCACGGGATGAGCAGGAGCTTACCGGTCGTGCGGCGGCTTTCCATGTCCGCATGGGCCCGCGCGGCTTCGGCCAGCGGATAGACGCCCCCGATCCTGACCTTCAGCGAGCCGGCGGAGATCCAGTCGAACAGGCGCGCGGCGCGGCTGCGCAGCAGCTCGCTGGTCGCGATATGGTCGGAGAAGACCGCGTAGCCGATCTTGATGCTCTTGGGCAGGCTCATCAAGTCGATGGGCCCGGGCCCGCCGAGCACCGGCCCGTACCAGCAAAAGGTCCCGCTGCGGCGCAAGGAGGCCAGGGAGGCCTGGAAGGTCTTCGGACCCGAGCCGTCGTAGACCACGTGCACGCCGTCGCCGCCGGAGAGACGGACCGTCTCGTCGGCGAACCGGCCCTCGTCGTCGACGATCACATGGTCGGCGCCCGCCTCGCGCGCGACGGCGACCTTGTCCGCGTGCGACACACGGCCGATGACCTTGCCACCCCTCAGCTTGATGATCTGGGTGAGGAGCAGGCCAAGGCCGCCAGCGGCGGCATGGACGAGCGCGACCTCGCCGGGCTGCACGGGGTGGAAGTCGGTGGCGAAGTGGCTCGCGGTCAGACCCTGCATCATCACCGCCGCTGCCGTGCGATCGTCGATGGCGTCGGGCAGTGGCACGAGCGCGTCGGCCGGGATGGCGACCCGTTCGGCGTAGCTGCCGGGCGCGTAGACCCAGGCGACCCGGCGTCCCACCCACGTCGGATCGACGCCGGCTCCGACCGACAGGACCCGCCCGGCGCCCTCGACGCCCAGGACCTTCGGGTCTGGCTTGTCGCTCCAGGCGAGCCCCCGCCGCACGCCGGTGTCCATGAAGTTCACGCCCGCCGCGGCGATCTCGACGAGCGCCTCGCCCGGCCCAGCGACCGGCTCGGGACGCTCGACGAACGCCATGACCTCGGGCCCGCCCTGGCGGGTCATCACGACAGCTTTCATCGTTCTCTCCTTGAGTTGAATGTTCATTCCAGAATCGCGCAAAAAAAGAGAAGCTCACCGCAGGGCGCGCAGCGCGAGACGGCCCAGGCCGCGGAGCTGGTCGGTGTCGGCGCCTCCCCGGGCGGCGATGCGGATGGCGGCGAAGCTCGAGATGAGGAAACCCGCCGCCTCTTCGGGGTTCAGATCGACGCCGACGTCGCCGTCGGCCTGGGCCGCGCGCACGCGTTCGACGATCGCGCGGTGCAGCGCCCGCTCGGCGGCGTCGTGGATCTTCGCCAGCTCGGCCCGCGCGCGGCCGAACTCGCAGATGGACCCGATCCCCAGACAGGCCTGCCCGGCGTCCTCGACCAGGCGCTCCACCATGGCCCGAAGGCCTTCGATGGCCCGCGGCCGACTGCGCAGGGCCGCGACGTGGGCGCCGCCTTCCAGGGCCGAATAGCGCTGTACGGCGGCGCAATAGAGGCCCCATTTGTCGCCGAAGGTGTCGTAGAGGCTCTGGCGGCCGATCCCCATGGCCTTGACCAGCATGTCGGCCGAGGTCCCCTCGAAGCCATGCTCGCGGAACACGCCGATCGCGGCGTCCAGCGCCTCATCCGTGTCGAACGCCTTGGGTCTGGCCATGGTCGTTGGATACAGGGTTTTGGAACAGATAGTCAAGAAAGGGCGGTGGGCCGCCGCTCTTTTCCGATCCAGGTCAGTTTGGTCACGTCGAGCACCGCCCGGGCGAAGGCCTTGGGCGCCTCCTGCGGCAGGTTGTGGCCGATCCCGCCGGAGATCAGGCGATGGGCGTAGGGCCCGGAAAACTTCGCCCTGTAGGCCGCCGGCTACGGATGGGGTGCGCCGCGTGGGAGTGGTCACCGAGGTGTACGGGCGGATGGAGCGGGCAACCTGACGCCAGCGTCCTCACCCTGCGCGAGCTGTGCATGGTGCTGCGGGTGGATGCCAGTGCCGCCCTGGGACTGCAAGCGGGCGAGGCGACGGCCTGGTTGAAGGAGTCCGAGCTCACCTCGGAAGAATCGCCGCAGATGCGCCGTCTGCTGCGCACCTTGCGCCAGTTGGACGACAAGCAGCTCACCGCTGTCGGTTACATGGCTCGCAGCCTCGTGCCGCCCGAGGCCCGTTAGCTCTCATCGGAGAGGTGGGTATCAGCCGTCTCCAGCAGCTTGCGCAAGAGCGCCAAGCTCTCCGGCGGCCACGCCTGCAAGACAAAGATGGTGGTTCTACGCATTGTTTTCGATTCGCGAAAGACAACAGTGAACCGCCAGAAAATCATTATGGCAAGTGGGTGACCCCTGCCATTACTACCTGGTATGAATTGACTGGGGATGGTATTGGTAATCAGGAGATGCGGAATAAGCTGAATGGCTTCAATTATGGCTCCGCATCCATCAAAGTAAAAGACAGCGCATTCCTGTCATTCCTCAACACCTGGAAGCCATCGAATTATCCGACGTTTACCCAACAGAGTATTGAGGCATCAAATCCTGTGTCCAAGAAGGATGGAAAGACTGTTGAGGGAGCGTCTAATAAGGCGGCGTCCAAGAAGGATGGAAGGCCTGTAGAGGGAGAGGGCAAGAGCGGCGGGACAGAGGCGGGCCGCTGACGGGGGCCGGCCGAGCAGTACGCCAGGCGGGGAACAAGTCCTTTGACACCTTTCCCGCGGGGGTCAGCGGGCCGCTGACGGTGGCGCCGTCGTAGAACACCACCAGGGTGACACCGACGTTGTCACCCTTTCGCAGTCGTCTGAGTGATGCCTGGAGGCTACCCATGGAACCATAGGGTGAAAGTCCCAAAGCGGTAAAAGGTCGAGGCCTCATAGCTCGGATGGCACCGACAGGGGAGACCCCTGCGGTGAAGCCCATCGACAAAGCCCCGGAAAGCGGGGTGAGCGAGTGAGCGGGCCGCAACGACGAGTGAACACCCGGTAGAGGCCTCGTGACTCGTCAACTCCGGATGCCGAGCCGACTCAGACGCGGCGAAGGCAACAGGACTCCTCCGAAGACGACCTTGGGGAGAGTCCATCCGGCGGGGTGGAGGGTGGCGGCACGCCCATACGGCCATGGGTGGAAACAGGGAAGGGCTCCCCGCCCCGCGGAGAAAGCCCGCGGAAGCAAGGTAGCCCTCGACCCGACCACCCTTTCGTGGCTCCGTGCACAGACGGTGCACCCCTATACCGACCTGCTGCTTCACGACATGGGCGCGGGGCTGGCGGACGACTCCGGCCTGCCCGAGGCGAGTGAATGGCGCACGGCTCCACTGTGGGGCCTGGGCTTCACCGCGCAGGTGTCTGGCGCCGTCAACCTGCTGCACGATGGGAGGGCCGGCTCGGTGCTCGAGGCGGTGCTGTGGCACGGCGGGGAAGCGCAGGCGGCGCGGGACGCGGTGGTGGCGCTGCCGCGAGAAGACCGCCTGGCGCTGCTCGCCTTCCTCGACAGCCTCTGACGTGCCAGAACGTGCACCGGCGCTGACCCGAGCTTCGCTCGTCGGGTCTCTCTGGACGCAGTCCGGAGACGACACATTCTTGGCCACCTCCGCCTGCGTAAGGCCCAGCCGCAGGCGAGCAGCTCGGGCCGCGTCTCCCAGCGCGTGTCGCAGCTTCTCGTCCATGGTGTCCGTCTACCCCAACAGGAAGGGGACCGCGATGATCATAGGGAGATGCTCCCGATTTCGTTCTGTCAGCCCTCCCGCGGTTTCGAACGCCCCGGCCACCTCGCCAATCGGTAGGGTTATCCGAATTCGAGCAAGACCCCCGCCCCTGGGGGACAGGGGTTCCTTTCTCATGGGTCCAATTTCAAGTGGGCCTCCGCCATCTTCGAGATGGCCTCAGAGGCTGGATGGGTCATGGCGAGACTGCACGAGCGCACCGTCGCCGTAGCCAGCACCTCCCGGGTGAGCCAGAGTGCGCGCCCTCGCCCCGACGTCCGGGGCGGACGATCGTCCGCTCCTCCGAGTCTCAATCCCTCTCTCTCGCAACCGCGTAGGGGGGGGCAAAATCCTTGCCATCCTGGATGTGCTGTGCAGAGTGCCCGTGCGGTCTTCGATGCCGAGGAGGCATGATGCGTCAATCCAGGATGTTCGCAGTAGCGATGCTGCTGGGAGGGCTGGTGGCCTGCACCGAGAGCCAGGGGCCCAAGGGAGACACGGGGCCCCAGGGGCCCAAGGGAGACACAGGCCCCCAGGGTCCCGCCGGCACTTCGCTCCCCGTCGCCGTGTGGCGGGATGCGAACAACACGTTGATCGGCCCGGGAGTGAGCGTGGACGACATCGACGATGTGCCCTATTTCGATTCCAGGGGCCTCATCTGGTTCCTGGATGGGTCGACCGGAAATATCCGGAAGAAAACGGCTTCCATCTACTACGACGGCGTCGGTTGCACGGGCACTGCATATATCTCCACATACCGCATGCCCCGGCTCGTTTTCTCGGTGGCTGGCGACGCCCCCGATACATTCCGGACCCTGCCCGATACGTTCACCGCCACGACGGTCCAGACCAAGTCCTACCGGAACAGCGCGGGGGTTTGCGCCAACTACACGGATGAGGTCCAGGTCGTGCCGCCCGCGGACACTCTGCCCGCGACGCCCATCGTCAAGCCCACCATCAACTTCGTGGGCCCCCTCCGCCTCGTCGTGCAGTAGCCTCCGGGCCTCCAGGCGGTGCGGCCCGAAACCCGCCTCACCCCCTCCCGCTGCCAGACTCGTTTCCGCCGGCTGGAGCATGCGGTGCATTGAGCAGTCTTCAGGACTTGAGACGAAGGATATACGTCAAGGCGAAGGCCGAACCGTCCTGGCGCTTCTGGGGATTGTTCGTCCACGTGTGCAAGTGGGAGACGCTGCGCGCTGCCTATGAGATGGCCAGACAGAACAACGGGGCACCCGGTAGTGACGGGGTCACGTTCGAGGCCATCGAAGCAGGTGGGGTGGACGCCTTCCTGGGACAGATTCGAGATGAGTTGAGCTCGGGGCAGTACCGTCCCATGCGCAACCGGAAGAAGGAGATACCGAAGGATGGCGGCAAAGTGCGCGTCCTGTCGATCCCCTCCATCCGGGACCGAGTGGTGCAGGGTGCGCTCAAGCTCATCCTGGAGCCGATTTTCGAAGCCGGCTTCCAGGACGGCAGCTATGGCTACCGTCCCAAGAGAAGCGCACACGATGCGATTGCCCGTGTCGCTCAAGCCATCGTCCATGGCAAGACGCGCGTTATCGACATTGACCTGCGGGCCTACTTCGACAACGTGCAGCACCATGTGCTGCTGACGAAGGTCGCCCTGCGCGTCAATGACGACGACGTGATGCACCTGCTGAAGATGATGCTGAAGGCGAACGGAGAGCTCGGAGTGCCGCAGGGAGGAGTGCTGTCGCCCGTACTCAGCAACCTCTACCTCAACGAGGTGGACCGGATGCTGGAGCGGGCCCGCGAGGCGACGAGGGAGAAGGTAAGGACGCACGTGCAGTATGCGCGTTACGCCGACGACCTGGTCGTCCTCGTGGACCCCACCCGCGGGTACGCGTGGCTGGAGGGAGCGGTGGTCCGGCGGCTGAGGGAACCCCGATGCCGAGGGAGCAGCAATACTCGCCCGGGAGCGGCTCCGGCGTTAAGAGACGTCCCAAGCCCAGAGTCGCGAATGATGATCGATCTCCAGAAGCTTGCTGCCGTTCCCAACCCCACCCTGCTCCGGAGCCCCGAGGTCGAGCGCGGAATTGCCGATTCCGTCGCCTACCTCGGCTCGGACGCCGCGCTGCGCGGCATCGAGCTCGATCCGTACTGGCCCAAGTGGCACTCCCCGTGGTGGCACATGCTGCTGCTCCACGAGCTCGGCGAGGCACGCCAGATCCCAGCGCGTGCCTCCGCGGCGATGGCCGCGAGGATCGATCGCATCCTGCACCTCTTCCCGATCCACCCGAGCGATGCTCCGGGCGCCGACCTGCAGCGCGACAGCGCCTGTCACTGCGCCCTCGGCACGATGTACCCGGTGCTGGCCGCGTGCGGCATCGACGTCGAGCGCGCGCTGCCCTGGGTCAGGCCCTGGTTCGTGCGCTACCAGATGGCCGACGGCGGCCTCAACTGCGACAACACCGCGTACCTCCAGACCGGCGAGTGCCCGAGCTCGATGGTCGGGACTGTCCCGCCGCTCGATGCCATGCTTCTCGGCGGACCCGGGATGGCCGAGCAGCGCGCCTTCGTCGCTCGCGCGGGGGGCTTCATGATCGATCGTGCCCTCATCCACGGCTCGCGGACCGTGCACAACGCCGAGGAGCGCGACGCGGCGGCGGCCTGGCGCGCGCTCACGTTCCCGCGCTTCTACTTCTATGACGTGCTGCGCGGGCTGGCGGCCCTGGTGCGGTGGGCCGAGGCGACCGAGCAGCGGCTGCCGCGGGCCGCGGTCGCGACCGTCGTCAATGCCCTCGTCGAGCGCTGGCCCGATGGCGTCGTGCGCGTCGAGCGCCAGGCCCATGCCGGGAAGACGACGATCCTCCCGACGGTCGACCGCTCGCCCAGCCCGCGCGCGCCGACCTCGACGTTCCCGCTGCTCGACGCCACCAGCAGGCTCGGTGAGCCGTCCGAAGCGCTGACGCGGCAGTGGTCAGAGGCTCGCGCCGGCCTGCTCCGGCTCGCCCACATGGGGCGCCTCGTCGCCTAGTCCAGTCTTGTGCTCTCGGATGCTGAGTCGGTAAGCAGGTCGGCCGGGAAGCCTCGGCGCTGGTGCTCGCGGGGCACTTCGCTGTAGAAAGAGCACGGCGATCCAGAGGACGGGCGGGGGGCTGCCCGAGGACCCTGGCGCCTCGTCAGCCGCCCTGCGCTGGCGACTCATGCCCCGCCTGGCACACGCCACGGCACCTGTCCCTTCCATGCGTAATGCCATCGCGTGCGCCCTCACCTGGGTTCGGGAGCAGTCATGACAGCGAGCAACCCGCAGCACTGGCGCTCGGGGCTGCCCCCGGCGGCAGAGCAAGTGCTCCCATTGCTCCTCGGCTGCCTTGGCCTCGTCGGGGCCTACCTCGTCCTCGCGGAGGTCAACTATGTCTTCGTCATCCCTCCGCAGAAGAGCTCCATCTTCTGGCTGCCGAGCGGCATGGCCCTGGCCTGGTTCCTCCGCACGCCCCGCTCTCGCTGGCCCGCCTGGCTCCTCGCCATCTTCGTCGCAGGGACGTTGATCAACCTGCGCCATGGCCTCCCACTCTCCGTCTCCCTGGCTTGGGGGGTGGCGGACTGTTCTCTGCCTCTCACCACCGCCTGGCTCCTCCGCCCGCCGACAGGCCACCGTTTCGTGTTCAGGCGCGCTGGGGACGTCATCCGCCTGGCCGTGCTGGGCGCCGGGCTCGGCGCACTCCCAGGCGCGCTCCTCGCCGCGGCGGTCAACGTCACATGGCTGGAGCCAGGTGAGTTCTGGTCCAAGGTGGCCAGCTGGTGGAGCAGCGATGCCCTCGGGGCGATCCTCGTCGGTCCCTTCTTCCTGACCTGGAAGGCGCCCGAGAGGCCTCGCTTCGGCCGCGCTGTCGAAGCCGTGGCCTTGCTCGTGCTGCTGACGACCGCGGGGTGGTGGGTGTTCGCCACCATGCGGCCGCGTGAGCTCGACGCGGCGCTTCCCTTCTTCCTGCTCCCCGTGATCACGTGGCCGGCCTTCCGGCTGGGAGTGCGAGGCGCGACGGCAGCCACGGTCATCCTCGATCTGATGGCGACCTGGTACACGCATCACGGGCGCGGCCCCTTCGCCATGCTGAGCATCGCCGTCGGCACGCGCGTCCTGAACCTGCAGCTCTACATCGCGTTCCTCAGCGTCTTCGTCCTGATCCTGGCGGTGGTCGTCGTCACGGAGCAGCAGGCGCGCGCCGCCGCCGAGCAAGCGGAGGAGCGCGCCCGGTTTCTCGCCGCCGCGACCGAGAGCCTGTCGGCCTCGCTGGACTACGCGGAGAGCCACGCCAAGCTGCCGCGGCTGTGCGTGCAGTCGCTGGCGGACTGGTGCGTGCTCGACGTCGTCGAGGACACCGGGCTGCGGCGCCTGGGCTCCGCGCATCGAGATCCCTCGAAGCAGAGGCTCCTCGAGGAGCTCACGGCGCGCTATTCGCCCGACAGCCGCTCGCCTCAGCCCGCGGCTCAGGTTCTCCGCACGGGTGAGCCGCTCCTGCTGCCTCAGCTCACCGACGAGGCCATCCGGGCGAACAGCGTCGACG
This is a stretch of genomic DNA from Archangium violaceum. It encodes these proteins:
- a CDS encoding thioredoxin family protein, producing the protein MPTFLRVFLIAAIAAVSIVLAWSSARADEARLATLTTAPDFSGGGEWINSPPLRMSQLRGKVVLVEFWTYSCINCLRVAPYVSQWHARYADQGLVVVGVHTPEYGYERVGANVREAVRHLDIQHPVVQDNGYRIWNAYGNQYWPALYLIDREGRVVYRHFGEGAYDRTEARIRALLAAR
- a CDS encoding collagen-like protein is translated as MMRQSRMFAVAMLLGGLVACTESQGPKGDTGPQGPKGDTGPQGPAGTSLPVAVWRDANNTLIGPGVSVDDIDDVPYFDSRGLIWFLDGSTGNIRKKTASIYYDGVGCTGTAYISTYRMPRLVFSVAGDAPDTFRTLPDTFTATTVQTKSYRNSAGVCANYTDEVQVVPPADTLPATPIVKPTINFVGPLRLVVQ
- a CDS encoding cytochrome c biogenesis CcdA family protein; its protein translation is MWAFVLAALAGVATILSPCVLPMLPIVLARGAGGDRREPLLIVVGFVASFAAGGIAIGALAASSGQFEAGVRVVALVVLLLAGLACVWPTPFERLRQRWLAGFRLFAWQPRAAGAGGALLVGVSLGIAWTPCAGPVLASVLALAASAQATARACALLGVYALGAATPLLALVHGGRWASARLRPLQRHTAWVRRGFGVCAVAMALLQLWQLDAALTARLLPWLPSISTGL
- a CDS encoding sensor histidine kinase yields the protein MNAAPSTGWRRLLPRTLAARLALILFSGLLLAHALSFALLFSERYMVARSMMLTHLDQDVVVSVALLERLSPAERARWAPRLERRTYRYLLGPARPGVPLTSDRAREVTALIDRSLDHRYRLQARTVSTSPERFEVQLTLADGQPLTIEVTPSVMPIARWLPVVLAAQLALLLLCAWLAVRLATRPLVQLADAVERLDPARAHPPLPREGPVEVVKAATAFNAMQARIGHYLAERLQILAAISHDLQTPITRMKLRLEAMEEGADRDRLIDDLEQLLQLVREGIAYARSTHGATGPAVWLDLHALLDSVVCDYQDAGKPVTLGECARASLSTRPPTLRRIVENLIDNAVKYGGSAEVGVRRLDDGRMAVDVCDRGPGIPEQEMQAVLQPFYRLESSRNRDTGGTGLGLAIAQQLVVTLGGELVLANRDGGGLRATLLLPVAPASTPTPAR
- a CDS encoding di-heme oxidoredictase family protein — its product is MHPYTDLLLHDMGAGLADDSGLPEASEWRTAPLWGLGFTAQVSGAVNLLHDGRAGSVLEAVLWHGGEAQAARDAVVALPREDRLALLAFLDSL
- a CDS encoding reverse transcriptase domain-containing protein yields the protein MSSLQDLRRRIYVKAKAEPSWRFWGLFVHVCKWETLRAAYEMARQNNGAPGSDGVTFEAIEAGGVDAFLGQIRDELSSGQYRPMRNRKKEIPKDGGKVRVLSIPSIRDRVVQGALKLILEPIFEAGFQDGSYGYRPKRSAHDAIARVAQAIVHGKTRVIDIDLRAYFDNVQHHVLLTKVALRVNDDDVMHLLKMMLKANGELGVPQGGVLSPVLSNLYLNEVDRMLERAREATREKVRTHVQYARYADDLVVLVDPTRGYAWLEGAVVRRLREPRCRGSSNTRPGAAPALRDVPSPESRMMIDLQKLAAVPNPTLLRSPEVERGIADSVAYLGSDAALRGIELDPYWPKWHSPWWHMLLLHELGEARQIPARASAAMAARIDRILHLFPIHPSDAPGADLQRDSACHCALGTMYPVLAACGIDVERALPWVRPWFVRYQMADGGLNCDNTAYLQTGECPSSMVGTVPPLDAMLLGGPGMAEQRAFVARAGGFMIDRALIHGSRTVHNAEERDAAAAWRALTFPRFYFYDVLRGLAALVRWAEATEQRLPRAAVATVVNALVERWPDGVVRVERQAHAGKTTILPTVDRSPSPRAPTSTFPLLDATSRLGEPSEALTRQWSEARAGLLRLAHMGRLVA
- a CDS encoding XRE family transcriptional regulator, translating into MGCAAWEWSPRCTGGWSGQPDASVLTLRELCMVLRVDASAALGLQAGEATAWLKESELTSEESPQMRRLLRTLRQLDDKQLTAVGYMARSLVPPEAR
- a CDS encoding response regulator → MAHTDHILIVDDDREIRRMVGDYLQRNGLRTTLAADGREMRAALDTSDVDLIVLDVMMPGEDGLSLCRNLRAGKHRGVPVVMLTARDDETDRIIGLEMGADDYVVKPFSARELLARINAVLRRTRMLPPNLQVTEAGRLIGFGQWRLDTAARHLLDEDGTAYPLSGAEFRLLRVFLDHPQRVLSRDQLLNLTRGRDAELFDRSIDLLVSRLRQRLRDDAREQAYIKTVRSEGYVFCQPVVLLGENA
- a CDS encoding quinone oxidoreductase family protein, producing MKAVVMTRQGGPEVMAFVERPEPVAGPGEALVEIAAAGVNFMDTGVRRGLAWSDKPDPKVLGVEGAGRVLSVGAGVDPTWVGRRVAWVYAPGSYAERVAIPADALVPLPDAIDDRTAAAVMMQGLTASHFATDFHPVQPGEVALVHAAAGGLGLLLTQIIKLRGGKVIGRVSHADKVAVAREAGADHVIVDDEGRFADETVRLSGGDGVHVVYDGSGPKTFQASLASLRRSGTFCWYGPVLGGPGPIDLMSLPKSIKIGYAVFSDHIATSELLRSRAARLFDWISAGSLKVRIGGVYPLAEAARAHADMESRRTTGKLLLIP
- a CDS encoding TetR/AcrR family transcriptional regulator, with protein sequence MARPKAFDTDEALDAAIGVFREHGFEGTSADMLVKAMGIGRQSLYDTFGDKWGLYCAAVQRYSALEGGAHVAALRSRPRAIEGLRAMVERLVEDAGQACLGIGSICEFGRARAELAKIHDAAERALHRAIVERVRAAQADGDVGVDLNPEEAAGFLISSFAAIRIAARGGADTDQLRGLGRLALRALR